The following coding sequences lie in one Maribacter forsetii DSM 18668 genomic window:
- a CDS encoding DinB family protein, whose product MKTTITLITFLLFTTTCLFAQQDKFIEDAIERLENSRKYLLLVADMMPEEKYGYKATEESLTFAENLMHIGFALDWHSQSLIGDREARVYQTDTVFKPANKTKAEMMARIDQTFTEAIALLQDVSPEQLDTELDYFGLTRSKRQIYMLLADHITHHRGQMLVYMRLNGLTPPRYVLYQ is encoded by the coding sequence ATGAAAACAACAATCACACTTATCACCTTCCTCTTATTTACAACAACTTGTCTTTTCGCCCAACAAGACAAATTCATTGAAGACGCCATAGAGCGATTAGAGAACTCACGTAAGTACTTGTTACTGGTAGCCGATATGATGCCCGAAGAGAAGTATGGGTACAAAGCAACAGAGGAGTCCTTGACCTTTGCCGAAAATTTAATGCATATTGGTTTTGCGCTAGATTGGCACAGCCAGTCACTCATTGGCGACCGAGAAGCACGCGTATACCAAACGGACACCGTTTTTAAACCTGCCAACAAAACAAAGGCTGAAATGATGGCCCGTATAGACCAAACATTTACCGAAGCCATTGCGCTTTTACAAGATGTGTCTCCTGAACAGTTAGATACCGAGTTGGATTATTTTGGACTTACACGCTCTAAACGACAAATTTATATGCTGCTGGCAGACCATATTACGCACCACAGAGGGCAAATGTTGGTTTACATGCGCCTAAACGGACTTACGCCGCCACGGTACGTATTATATCAATAG